The following proteins are co-located in the Acidobacteriota bacterium genome:
- the tuf gene encoding elongation factor Tu (EF-Tu; promotes GTP-dependent binding of aminoacyl-tRNA to the A-site of ribosomes during protein biosynthesis; when the tRNA anticodon matches the mRNA codon, GTP hydrolysis results; the inactive EF-Tu-GDP leaves the ribosome and release of GDP is promoted by elongation factor Ts; many prokaryotes have two copies of the gene encoding EF-Tu) gives MAKEKFDRSKPHVNIGTIGHIDHGKTTLTAAITIVMNKLDPK, from the coding sequence ATGGCCAAGGAGAAATTTGATCGCAGCAAACCGCATGTCAACATCGGGACGATCGGACACATCGATCACGGCAAGACGACCTTGACCGCGGCGATCACGATAGTGATGAACAAGCTGGATCCGAAG